Proteins encoded in a region of the Prochlorothrix hollandica PCC 9006 = CALU 1027 genome:
- a CDS encoding DUF4435 domain-containing protein: MREYLSVDREVNAIRLRRSTFSGAFLLVEGSSDKTVYERFVDKKACVLISVSGKPSSKLRVIEVLSILEEKNFQGILAIVDADFDHLKASFHSLSNLILTDTHDLETMLLQSSALEKVIAEFGSEEKFTNFGRDVRTVLLEAGMPIGYLLWISQLDDLNLTFNGIKFTKFIDDQTLQIDELKLIQEVKNKSQDFALKSEDLQQRLKNQKSDNHDPWQVCCGHDLVEILSLGLRNAIGSAKASEVEPNSLERSLRLAYEETYFCKTQIYLSVRSWESGNQPFKVLRKVFCERYSLG; the protein is encoded by the coding sequence ATGAGGGAGTACCTTTCAGTTGACCGTGAGGTTAACGCAATTCGACTACGACGCAGCACCTTTTCTGGTGCTTTTCTCTTGGTTGAGGGTAGCTCAGATAAAACTGTCTATGAGCGCTTTGTTGATAAAAAAGCGTGCGTATTAATCAGTGTTTCGGGGAAACCATCTAGCAAACTTAGAGTTATTGAAGTTCTGAGCATTTTAGAAGAAAAGAATTTTCAAGGAATCTTAGCGATCGTTGACGCAGATTTTGATCATCTTAAAGCTTCTTTCCATAGCCTTTCCAACCTGATTCTTACGGATACCCATGACCTTGAAACTATGTTGCTCCAATCATCTGCCCTTGAGAAGGTGATTGCTGAGTTTGGTTCAGAGGAAAAATTCACCAACTTTGGTCGAGATGTTAGAACAGTATTGCTTGAAGCTGGAATGCCGATCGGATATCTTCTTTGGATTTCTCAACTTGATGACTTAAACCTAACCTTTAACGGCATCAAATTTACTAAGTTTATCGACGATCAAACATTGCAAATCGATGAACTTAAGCTTATCCAAGAGGTGAAGAATAAATCCCAAGATTTTGCTTTGAAAAGTGAAGATTTACAACAACGGCTAAAGAACCAAAAAAGTGACAATCATGATCCCTGGCAAGTCTGTTGTGGTCATGATTTAGTAGAGATATTATCTCTCGGTTTGCGTAACGCAATTGGCTCCGCTAAGGCTTCTGAGGTTGAACCAAATAGTCTTGAGCGTAGTTTACGGCTGGCTTATGAGGAGACCTACTTTTGCAAGACACAGATTTACTTGTCTGTTCGCTCATGGGAAAGCGGCAACCAGCCATTTAAAGTTTTGCGAAAGGTGTTTTGCGAAAGGTATAGTTTGGGATAA
- a CDS encoding AAA family ATPase, which produces MQIQKISVSDLFGVFDHVIPLNVDERITIIHGPNGFGKTAMLRMLNGLFNSRYSVFRTIPFTKFRVEFDNGSRVEVVKSPENSEKSKKRDNISFDFYEYGLKKESFLLEATRNLPDLDFPVDILDEIIPELRRVSSKTWRYLPTGETLSLNDVIDRFEDILPSKSKLRGEPEWLENLQNDIHVRLIESQRLLNVVPSRSSRPYPRSSATLPTVSAYSEEIAQLIQSKLAEYGTTSQSLDRSFPARVVQQQPSPDLTNEQLRHQLDTLEDTRSRLIEVGLLDKDETSDFQIQPQSIDESTKNILSVYVEDVEKKLSVFNEIASKIDLLRRIVNNKFAYSYKEMNFSKEKGFIFRTLYNSLPSNRDTLAPTDLSSGEQHELVLLYELLFKVQPNSLVLIDEPELSLHVGWQVQFLEDLQEITKLADLGVLMATHSPDIIQDRWNLTVELKGREK; this is translated from the coding sequence ATGCAAATTCAGAAAATATCTGTTAGTGACCTATTTGGGGTTTTTGATCATGTAATCCCATTGAATGTGGATGAAAGAATCACAATCATTCATGGTCCTAATGGTTTTGGAAAAACAGCAATGCTGAGAATGCTGAATGGATTATTCAACTCTCGATACTCTGTTTTTCGGACTATTCCGTTTACCAAATTTCGAGTTGAATTTGATAATGGTAGTCGTGTTGAAGTCGTAAAAAGCCCTGAAAATTCTGAGAAGTCAAAGAAAAGGGATAACATAAGTTTTGATTTTTATGAATATGGATTAAAGAAGGAGTCTTTTCTTTTAGAAGCAACGAGAAATCTACCAGATCTTGATTTTCCAGTTGATATTTTAGATGAGATTATACCTGAACTTCGTCGCGTAAGCTCTAAAACTTGGCGGTATCTTCCCACGGGTGAGACTCTTTCTCTAAATGACGTTATAGATCGATTTGAAGATATTCTTCCCTCGAAATCAAAATTACGAGGAGAGCCTGAGTGGTTAGAAAATTTGCAAAATGACATTCATGTTCGTTTGATCGAATCACAACGATTACTGAACGTTGTTCCTAGTCGCTCCTCAAGGCCATATCCTAGGTCATCTGCAACGTTGCCAACTGTTTCTGCTTATTCTGAGGAGATTGCACAACTTATTCAATCTAAACTGGCTGAGTATGGTACAACGTCTCAATCTCTTGATAGGTCGTTTCCTGCGAGGGTGGTACAACAACAGCCATCTCCTGATTTGACCAATGAGCAACTTCGTCATCAACTCGATACACTGGAAGATACACGCTCTCGTCTTATCGAGGTAGGTTTATTAGACAAGGATGAAACTTCGGATTTCCAAATCCAGCCGCAATCAATCGATGAAAGTACCAAGAATATCTTGTCAGTATATGTTGAAGATGTAGAAAAGAAACTTAGCGTCTTTAATGAAATTGCAAGCAAGATTGATCTTTTGAGGAGAATTGTTAACAATAAATTTGCTTATTCTTACAAGGAAATGAATTTCAGCAAAGAGAAAGGATTTATTTTTAGAACACTTTATAATTCACTGCCCTCCAATAGAGATACTCTTGCTCCAACAGATTTGTCCTCTGGTGAACAACATGAGTTAGTTCTTCTCTATGAATTACTCTTTAAGGTTCAACCTAATTCTCTAGTCTTAATTGATGAGCCTGAACTATCGCTTCACGTAGGATGGCAGGTTCAGTTTTTGGAGGACTTGCAAGAAATCACAAAACTTGCAGATTTAGGTGTTTTAATGGCTACTCATTCCCCAGACATCATTCAAGATCGATGGAATCTGACTGTGGAACTGAAAGGACGAGAAAAATGA
- the dnaN gene encoding DNA polymerase III subunit beta: protein MKLGCTQTDLSFNLSLVSRAVPSRPTGHPILSNVLLTADAGTQRVSLTAFDLSLGIQTSFPAQVEASGAITLPARLLSDIVTKLPSHSDITLEKGEDDTQVNLTSSSGRYQLRGMGAEEYPDLPLVESGEAIQLPAAALIEGLRGTLFATSTDETKQVLTGVHLTVKHDGLEFAATDGHRLAVVQTDNGADLGPGDSRSSGDEFEVTVPARALRDLERLLASSSGEDTISLYFDQGQTVFQWGDQYLTSRTLDGQYPNYRQLIPQQFERQMTVERKPLQAALDLIAVLADQKNNVVKLKLDNEQQQAVLSVEAQDVGSGQEAVDAQVSGGTLEIAFNVKYLMDGLKAMGSPEIQMQLNGPTSPVILTPLGAVKMTYLVMPVQIRT from the coding sequence ATGAAACTGGGCTGTACCCAAACCGATTTGAGCTTCAACCTGTCCCTGGTGAGCCGCGCCGTCCCCTCACGCCCCACAGGTCACCCCATCCTGTCCAACGTCCTCCTCACTGCCGATGCCGGAACTCAGCGCGTGAGTCTCACGGCCTTTGACCTCAGCCTTGGGATCCAAACCTCCTTCCCGGCCCAAGTGGAAGCCAGCGGAGCCATCACCCTACCAGCCCGCCTCCTCAGCGACATCGTCACCAAGCTGCCCTCCCACAGCGACATCACCCTGGAGAAGGGGGAGGACGACACCCAGGTGAATCTCACCTCCAGCTCAGGTCGCTACCAGTTGCGGGGCATGGGGGCGGAGGAATACCCAGACCTGCCCTTGGTGGAGTCGGGGGAAGCGATTCAACTGCCCGCCGCCGCCTTGATTGAGGGACTGCGGGGTACCCTGTTCGCCACCAGCACCGACGAAACGAAGCAGGTGCTGACGGGGGTTCACTTGACGGTGAAGCATGATGGTCTGGAGTTTGCCGCCACGGATGGCCACCGTTTGGCAGTGGTGCAGACGGATAACGGCGCTGACCTTGGCCCCGGAGACAGCCGCAGCAGTGGCGATGAGTTCGAGGTTACAGTCCCAGCGCGGGCACTGCGGGATCTGGAGCGCCTGTTGGCTTCCTCCAGCGGCGAGGATACGATTTCCCTCTATTTCGACCAAGGTCAGACGGTGTTTCAGTGGGGGGATCAGTACCTCACCAGCCGCACCTTGGATGGCCAGTACCCCAACTATCGCCAATTGATTCCCCAGCAGTTTGAGCGGCAAATGACCGTGGAGCGTAAGCCCTTGCAGGCGGCTCTGGATCTGATTGCCGTGCTGGCGGATCAGAAAAACAATGTGGTCAAGTTGAAGTTGGATAACGAGCAACAACAGGCGGTGTTATCGGTGGAAGCCCAAGATGTGGGCAGCGGTCAGGAGGCCGTGGATGCCCAGGTGTCTGGGGGAACCTTGGAGATTGCCTTTAATGTCAAGTATTTGATGGATGGTCTCAAGGCCATGGGATCGCCCGAAATCCAAATGCAACTCAATGGACCCACCAGCCCCGTAATTCTGACTCCCCTAGGGGCGGTCAAAATGACCTATCTAGTGATGCCGGTCCAGATTCGCACCTAA